The sequence below is a genomic window from Mytilus edulis chromosome 2, xbMytEdul2.2, whole genome shotgun sequence.
gggtttcccctgggtcaattatttttttcgacacctctttcgccaaaacaatatatttttcgccacttcattatttttttcgccaagtaacataaatatatttttcctgttgtgcccttttgtactaagaagtaatttttacaacaaaacaaaagcttttatcacatgaaattgatccctcatttcatgtgcagtcattacattgaagggttactctcattcgaggggttgttcccagacttttggatagattttttcataacgacagttttcttttcttgaccatcgtaaatgaaaaagttgagacgtacaactatgcttgaaacacgtgcatgtgtcacttaaacgactttattaaagtcaaaggatgaaagaattaaagttttaaatcggagatttttcttgcttttgaacaattttcgtcacaacaacagctttcttttcataactatctttaaagggaaaatgtcaaaagtttgcttcaaacacgtgcgtcacaaagatgtaaataaattctgtatgtgacatttatagcggaagccatttgaccatatcattttgtgaaacaattcaatcaacacctttatcaATTAGTCCTTTGTTCTCGATAGCTagaaaatgcaatcagctgattattgattttctgtctagtaaatcttaatgaggtcaaggtgaattccgagtattgtctgatcgggtaaagtccgagaaactcgaaaaaaagtaaataaacaagatggaggaaaataaatcggtttatatatttctttcgccaaattctttcgcaaatgacgaatttttatcgccacaattattattttttcgcaaattgcgaaaatgtcgaccgccagcggaaaccctggctgacattaataagtgtacagATACTGATGGAGTATCACCTCTGTTCATTGCTTGCGAgaatggacatactgaagtagtacatatgttaataaacaataaggctgacattaataagtgtacagACAATGCTGGAGTATCACCTCTGTTAGTTGCTTGTAAgaatggacatactgaagtagtacagatgttaataaacaataaggctgacatttATAAGTGTGTAGATTCTGGAGCTTCACCTCTGTTCTTTGCTTGTCAGGAAGGACACACTGAAGTAGTAcatatgttaataaacaataaggctgacattaataagtgtgtAGATTCTGGAGCTTCACCTCTGTTCTTTGCTTGTCAGGAAGGACACACTGAAGTAGTAcatatgttaataaacaataaggctgacattaataagtgtgtAGATTCTGGAGCTTCACCTCTGTTCTTTGCTTGTCAGGAAGGACACACTGAAGTAGTAcatatgttaataaacaataaggctgacattaataagtgtgtAAATACTGGAGCATCACCTCTGTTCTTTgcttgtcaggaaggacatactgaagtagtgcagatgttaataaacaataaggctcaCATTATTAAGTGTGATAATGAAGAGATATCACCTCTGTTTGTTGCTTGTCatgaaggacatactgaagtagtacatatgttaataaacaataaggctgacattcATAAGTGTAGAGATAATGGAGAATCACCTCTGTTAATTGCTTGTCagaaaggacatactgaagtagtaaaGATGTTACATGTGTTTATAAACAATAACTATAAAGCAGACATTAATAAGAGTGATAATGAAGAGGAATCGCCTCTGATCGTGGCTTGTCTGGAAGGAATACTGAAAAtgtacagatgttaataaacaatatgGCTGACCATTATAAGTGTAAGGATGATGGTGCATCACCTCTGTTCCTTGCGTGTTAGGAAGTGcatactgaagtagtacagatgttaataaacaataaggctgacattaataagtgtagagataATGGAGCATCtcctctgtacattgcttgtcaaaaaggacatactgaagcagtacagatgttaataaacaataaggctgacattaataagtgtaggaGAACAGGAGAATCCCCATATTCATAGCTTGTTTTAAAGGTCATGTAGAGATTGTTGAATTGTTGTTAAAACATAAAGCAGATTGTAACATGAAATGCAGAGGACTAACACCACTAGATATTGCAAGCAGAGAAAATCATACCAATATTGTACATttgttacaaaaaataaaaatagttcggcgaacatgataaaataaatcaatagAACTATTCTGCTTATgatataattaaacaaaataaacctGCCATCATTAAATGTGTTAAATATAATTGCTAGCTAGAAGAGAAAATCAtaccaattttgtttgtttgttaaagaGACTAAATAGATAAAAACTGTGATGTGTATATTAAACAGCATTATGATTTCACAGCACATTTAACTTAATGACCATAAACAATTACTAAATGTAAAATAGCTCTCAAAATACTTTTGTTATGCATTGTTAAAAACATTCTATGTTATAAAACCATGTTGCTTAGTTTtagattttgatataaaattctGTCTAATAGCTCATTAGACAGTTACACTTGCAATTTGGTGTAAGTTATTTTTGGTCagttttgatatttctaattaaaTTTACCAAAGCATGCAGAttcttttactaaattttatcaccggtataaggaaataatttgtaaatataactcaacatgcagacatcttatacgttcaggtatttcacatccaaaattttatggaaatattctttataaagcacaaaaatgtcagtattctcctcagaaactaacaaaacctttaaatagacttattaaaaggggatatagttacgatactgttgtcaggtcattaaaggttgcatattttggctttaacattgattcactgatagggtctttgcatcggaactaaacacatttatttctaaaaaaaacagttgttgacatgacacgggttatgttcttctcatatattttatgatagtatgatactaaacccctaacgggagggattgtacctgatattcatatgatgaagacataatctttcaatcagtttaattgaggtctggagctggcttgtcagttaactgctagtagtctgttgttatttatgtattattgtcattttatttattttcttttgttacatcttttgacatcagactcggacttctcttgaactgaattttaatgtgcgtattgttattcttttacttttctacattggctagaggtatagggggagggttgagatctcataaacatgtttaaccccgccgcaattttgcgcctgtcccaagtcaggagcctctggcctttgttagtcttgtatgattttaaattttagtttcttgtgtataattcggagtttagtatgacgtccattatcactgtactattatgcatattttaggggccagctgaaggacacctacgggtacgggaatcctcgctacattgaagacccattggttgccttcggctgttgtttgctctatggtcgggtggttgtcgctttgacatattcaccatttcctttctcaattttagattcTTTTTGTCTTGCAACAAATGTAAGTGGCATAAACCTattttttgggaaattttatatttctaaaagtGAGAATAATCCATAACCTGGGCTAGCAATTAATTATTTGCAGCCATTATTCCCTGAATATAACATGTGTAgttgaaatgtatttttatgtCCACCGTAGGagaggggcattaagttttaccgtTGTCCGTCAGTACGTCCCAAAGTTCATTgaagttggtttccattctctaacgtAGGTATGcccaaccaaatgttatgaaacttatacacaatgcttatcaccacaaaacacagatcaagtttgaattttggtggtgtcatttCAACCGTTCTAcaattatgcccctttacaaatggaaaaattgcgtaatttttcgtttttgttctttaatttaagtttgcctaaaccaaatgttatgaaacttgtacacaagacttattactacaaaactcagatcaagaacaagtttgggtagtgtcacttttaccgttcttcagttatgtccctttataactttatatgatatgcaaacgggggcatcatctgtgtcccatggacacattcacCATTTGTTGTCGGAAAGGCGCTACAAAGCGATTTTACATTCTGGCAGCGGTGACGGCTTCCACAAATATTCACCCTGTGGTTAAAGATTTTGTATGTCCTTGAAGTTGGATTTATACCAAAcatggacaaaagcttgtttatgatcataagatagtatccagaaataagaattttgtataaaaaaaaatcctgtttatccgtattttacttttaaatgcacTTAAGATTTTTTGCCAGTTAACATAACATTCACTTTggggttaaagttttaaaaatttgaatatcttTCTGATACGAAGCTTGTTTATGAagaaaagctagtatctagaaggaaattttataaaaaaatatttcctgttttcccgtatattacttataaatggacttagattttatACATTGGTTTACGGGACGTATTAAGGTATACTGTTGTCCATCCGTCCGTCGACAACATGTGAGAtattaactcaaaaatgctttaaccaatttgcatgaaactttcGTGAATTGTTTATACTATTGGCCTAAgctccctttcatttttttttataaattttagattttatgtttctgagttttgggttttattcattacaaaaaggaagattttccagttttcggacaataactcaaaagcaCTTTCACCAAATGGCAAGAaaatttggtgaattgtttatatatattgacatgagcttcctttcgatttttataaatttcagattttacatttactagttatggggttttattcattaaaaaaatggtgattttccagttttcagacaatatccttaaagtgctttgagcaattttcattAAACTTTAGTGACTGATTTATATCTGTAAAGATAACCTcccttaagtttttttttattataaattttggatatgacattgagaaggtattgaactttattctttgaaacgTGATGGACA
It includes:
- the LOC139511492 gene encoding ankyrin repeat domain-containing protein 29-like: MEENKSVYIFLSPNSFANDEFLSPQLLFFRKLRKCRPPAETLADINKCTDTDGVSPLFIACENGHTEVVHMLINNKADINKCTDNAGVSPLLVACKNGHTEVVQMLINNKADIYKCVDSGASPLFFACQEGHTEVVHMLINNKADINKCVDSGASPLFFACQEGHTEVVHMLINNKADINKCVDSGASPLFFACQEGHTEVVHMLINNKADINKCVNTGASPLFFACQEGHTEVVQMLINNKAHIIKCDNEEISPLFVACHEGHTEVVHMLINNKADIHKCRDNGESPLLIACQKGHTEVVKMLHVFINNNYKADINKSDNEEESPLIVACLEGILKMYRC